The genomic stretch CGCACCCCTCTACGAGCGCTGGGGCTTCCGCGTCATGCGGGACGAGGAGGTGGGCCCCGGCCTGCGCGCCATCCGCGAGAACGAAACGCGAATGGGACTCCCCGCCGCGAGCCGCGTCTGCATGGAGCTCGCACTGGACAGCCCGCCCCGCGCTCACTCCCAGGAGATGTCGAAATCGCAGTCCAGCGGCCCCGTCTGACGCCCGAGTACCTTCATGGGGCGGGGGTTCCCCAGCTCCAGCACGGACAGCATCAGCCCCTCGTGGAAGGGATGGGGCATGATGACATTCCTCAGGGAGATGCGAGCGCTCGTGGGCCCCATCCACGCCAGGGACTGCTCACCAAAGCTCACCGAGACCCGGTAGGCCGCGAGCACGGCATCCAGACGGCTCCTCATGTCCCCCGTGCGCATCATCGACAGGGCCTTGCCCGCCGCGGAGCCCTGGAGGTCCGCCATCGCCTGCCTCCCGAGCACTCTCAGCGACTCCTCGACGCTCCCGTACCGCTCCGCCAGGGGAAACAGCACGGCGGAGACCATCCGGAGGTACGTGACGACGGGATAGCTGAAGAAGTCGACGAACTTCTCCTCGCCCCCCGCCGCCAGGCAGCGCTTCAGCTGCTTCTCGCAACCGAGCCCCCCGACGAACCGCACCAGGCCGTTGCAGAACACGCCGCGGAGGGTGTCCTCGGGCTTCACCAGGGTGACCCGCCGCGCGAAGTCCCGCGCCCAGAACTCGGCGGATCGACCCGCCACCGGGGCCTCACTGTCCTGGTACATCAGTCACCCCCTTGGTCACGAGACAGAAAGCCCGATCACTCCCAATACCGGAGCAACCGGAAGCGTAGGGAAACGCTTCCATGTCCGGGCCCGGATGTCGATCCCGCGCCCGAACCTCCGCCCCATTCTTCTCAGAACATGAGAACAGTCCAGGTCCAAATACAGCCTCCGCGCGACCCGCGAGCGACTGGTGCATCTGGAGAGGCTCCTCACACCCGAGCGCCCATGCCCTCCTCCCTCCAGCACATGCGGCTGGCCCTGCTGCTCCTGCTGAGTGTGTCCTTCGCTGCCCAGGCGGCCGAGGTGACTCCCGAGTCCTTCCTCGCCACGCACAGCTCACCGCCCGGCTGGTGCCCGCCCCCAACAGCGTGGGGCTCATGCTGACGTGGCCGTGAGCGGCGCTTCGGGTAGGATGCGCGCCGCTTCCCATGTCCCCTGCCCCCCAGATTCTCGTCGTGGCCGGCGAGGCGTCCGGTGACGCCCACGCCTCCGAGCTCGTCGCCGCCCTCAAGGCCCGCCGTCCGGACCTCACCTTCTTCGGCATGGGAGGCTCGCGCCTCGCCGCCCAGGGCGTGGAGCTCCTCTACGGCGCCCACGAGGTCAACGTCATGGGCATCACCGAGGTGCTGCCCAAGATTCCACGCATCCTCCAGGTCATGGGAGGGCTGGCCCAGGCCGCCGCCGAGCGCCGCCCCGCCTGCGCCATCCTCGTGGACATCCCCGACTTCAACCTCCGGCTCGCCGCCCGCCTCAAGAAGCTCGGCATCCCCGTCGCCTACTACGTCTCGCCGATGATCTGGGCCTGGCGCCGCGGCCGGGTGAAGACGATCGCGAAGCTGGTGGACCGGATGCTCTGCATCCTCCCCTTCGAGGAGGACTTCTACCGCGAGGCCGGTGTCACCGCCCGCTACGTGGGCAGCCCCGTGGTGGAGCAGGTGCCCTCCCCCGCCAGCGCCGCCGCCTTCCGCCAGAAGCTCGGGCTGCCCGTGGAGACCCCCACCCTCGCCCTGCTGCCCGGCAGCCGCATGAGCGAGATCCGCCGCATCCTCCCCGCCATGGTGGGGGCCGCGAAGCAACTGGTGGCCGAGCGCCCCGGGCTCCAGGTCGTGGTGCCGGTGGCGCCCACCATCCCCCGCGAGGAGATCATCTCCCGCTTCGAGGGCAGCGGCGTGCAACCCGTGCTGGTGGAAGGCAAGGCGCCCGAGGTGGTGGGCGCCAGCGACGCGGCCATCGTGGCCTCGGGGACGGCGGCCCTGGAGGCGGGGCTCATGCAGCGCCCCTTCGTGGTGGTGTACCGCGTCTCGCTCGTCACCTACCTCGTGGGCCGGCTGATGCTGAAGGTGGCGCACGTGGCCCTCGTCAACCTGCTGGCCGGCCGCCGCGTGGTGCCCGAGCTCCTCCAGGGCGACATGACCCCCGAGCGCATCGCCGGTGAAATCCGCCGCTTGTGGGTGCCAGGCACACCACGCGAGGAGATGCTCCAGGGGCTGGAGGAAGTGCGCACCCGGCTCGGGGCGCACGGGGCCGCCGACCGGGCGGCCGAGTCGGTGCTGGAGCTGCTCCCCCCCACCGCGAAAGTCTAGAGGCGGATACCCCGCCGCTCTGGTATGTCCCGCCGCGCGATGAATCCAGCGCTGGTCTGCATCCCCACCTACAACGAGCGGGACAA from Archangium lipolyticum encodes the following:
- the lpxB gene encoding lipid-A-disaccharide synthase encodes the protein MSPAPQILVVAGEASGDAHASELVAALKARRPDLTFFGMGGSRLAAQGVELLYGAHEVNVMGITEVLPKIPRILQVMGGLAQAAAERRPACAILVDIPDFNLRLAARLKKLGIPVAYYVSPMIWAWRRGRVKTIAKLVDRMLCILPFEEDFYREAGVTARYVGSPVVEQVPSPASAAAFRQKLGLPVETPTLALLPGSRMSEIRRILPAMVGAAKQLVAERPGLQVVVPVAPTIPREEIISRFEGSGVQPVLVEGKAPEVVGASDAAIVASGTAALEAGLMQRPFVVVYRVSLVTYLVGRLMLKVAHVALVNLLAGRRVVPELLQGDMTPERIAGEIRRLWVPGTPREEMLQGLEEVRTRLGAHGAADRAAESVLELLPPTAKV
- a CDS encoding DUF2378 family protein; the encoded protein is MYQDSEAPVAGRSAEFWARDFARRVTLVKPEDTLRGVFCNGLVRFVGGLGCEKQLKRCLAAGGEEKFVDFFSYPVVTYLRMVSAVLFPLAERYGSVEESLRVLGRQAMADLQGSAAGKALSMMRTGDMRSRLDAVLAAYRVSVSFGEQSLAWMGPTSARISLRNVIMPHPFHEGLMLSVLELGNPRPMKVLGRQTGPLDCDFDISWE